Proteins co-encoded in one Seriola aureovittata isolate HTS-2021-v1 ecotype China chromosome 1, ASM2101889v1, whole genome shotgun sequence genomic window:
- the sema6dl gene encoding sema domain, transmembrane domain (TM), and cytoplasmic domain, (semaphorin) 6D, like isoform X2, translating into MGQRAALLLSELLLLLLTASRTLLAVSFPEDIVPLDVVDAHFSRRYPVFRGRPSGNESQHRLDFQLMTKIQDTLFIAGRDQVYLVSLRESYRNEIIPYRKLTWRSGQADREMCAVKGKHRDECHNFIKVLVPRNDDLVFICGTNGFNPMCRYYRLDNLELDGEEINGLARCPFDSKQTNVALFAEGKLYSATVADFQASDSVIYRSMGDGSALRTIKYDSKWLKEPHFLHAAEYGNYVYFFYREIAVEHSNLGKVVYSRVARICKNDVGGSQRVLEKHWTSFVKARLNCSVPGESFFYFDVLQSITDIIDINGVPSVVGVFTTQMNSIPGSAVCAFSMADIEKVFWGRFKEQKTPDSVWTPYPEEKLPKPRPGCCAGHGPAASFKSSIEFPDDTLQFIKSHPLMDTAVPSIGDEPWFTKTRVRYRLTALAVDNEAGPHKNYTVVFIGAESGVVLKVLAKTTSVSLNDSLLLEEIDVFNRAKCLSNREDDKRVLSLHVDKDTHSLYVAFSSCVIRIPLSRCERHSSCHKSCIASRDPYCGWKPHGACERIQPGVLTGYEQDVELGNTAHLGDCHDMEFSSAPVTVQPSGPIHPPLLIPTQSPSSGPGPELYGSGFVLQDDPATSHSLDSIPGGQEGVWDIQAGETNQMVHMNILITCVFAAFLMGALLAGLIVFCYRDSFLRKPRHVHKDAESAPSCSDSTGSFVKLNGLFDSPVKEFQTSIDSPKLYTNLLSNGKDLNTPNGDTKTMILREGCQPPELAALPTPESTPVLQQKGLQPIKNQWERAHGKVSGPRKDSNSSATAMSPQFLPSSPAPANSHHPHLALGHSHIPSAVVLPNATHDHPNLDNGEDTLPHSSEKKQKNPDSRGSRKEQKRSVDARNTLNDLLKHLNDSVANPKAILQEGSGPRSRQHLTLEPMEELTEVPPKVPSREASLYSPSSSLPRHSPTKRVDVPMPTTPTTPTGSLSMGGTLERQRGGYQLHRSASHRQSLSTSPNGVTMGVSVSRQHSMNRGGYMPPTPPSRLDSHSGVMGAGMHSPHPSSVSRQSSYSGHGSLPRTGLKRTPSLKPDVPPKPNGFSPQTPQMRVVNKYSY; encoded by the exons ATGGGCCAGAGAGCTGCGCTTCTgctcagtgagctgctgctgctgctgctgacagccTCACGCACTCTCCTCGCAGTCAGCTTCCCAGAGGACATCGTACCCCTGGACGTCGTTGACGCACACT TTTCACGGAGGTACCCAGTGTTCAGAGGCAGGCCCTCTGGCAACGAGTCACAGCATCGCCTGGACTTTCAGCTGATGACCAAGATACAGGACACTCTGTTCATCGCTGGCAG AGATCAGGTGTACCTAGTCAGTCTGAGAGAGTCCTACAGGAATGAGATCATTCCTTACCGG AAGCTAACATGGCGATCGGGCCAAGCTGACAGAGAGATGTGTGCCGTCAAGGGAAAACATAGA gACGAGTGCCACAACTTCATCAAAGTGCTGGTCCCCAGAAACGACGATCTGGTTTTCATCTGTGGTACCAACGGCTTCAACCCCATGTGCAGATACTACAGG CTGGATAACCTAGAGTTAGATGGAGAGGAGATCAATGGTCTGGCACGGTGCCCATTCGACTCCAAGCAAACCAACGTTGCCCTTTTCGCTG AAGGGAAGCTGTATTCTGCCACTGTAGCTGACTTCCAGGCCAGTGATTCTGTCATCTATCGCAGTATGGGTGATGGATCGGCCCTGAGGACTATCAAATATGACTCCAAGTGGCTGAAAG aACCTCATttcctgcatgcagcagagtaTGGGAATTATGTGTACTTTTTCTACCGAGAGATTGCAGTGGAGCACAGCAATCTGGGCAAG GTTGTGTATTCTCGCGTGGCCCGGATCTGTAAGAATGACGTCGGCGGGTCACAGCGAGTGCTGGAGAAGCACTGGACATCTTTTGTGAAGGCGAGGCTCAACTGCTCCGTGCCAGGGGAGTCCTTCTTCTACTTCGACGTGCTTCAGTCCATCACTGACATCATCGACATTAACGGTGTTCCCTCGGTGGTGGGCGTGTTTACCACACAGATGAACAG CATCCCAGGGTCAGCAGTGTGTGCCTTCTCCATGGCCGACATAGAGAAAGTATTCTGGGGCCGGTTCAAAGAGCAGAAAACTCCTGACTCTGTGTGGACTCCATATCCCGAGGAGAAGCTGCCCAAACCTCG ACCCGGTTGCTGCGCAGGTCATGGTCCAGCTGCGTCCTTTAAGAGCTCCATCGAGTTCCCGGATGATACCCTGCAGTTCATCAAGTCCCACCCCCTCATGGACACAGCTGTGCCTTCCATCGGGGATGAGCCTTGGTTCACCAAGACGCGTGTCAG GTACAGGCTGACAGCGCTGGCTGTGGACAATGAGGCAGGACCCCACAAGAACTACACGGTGGTGTTCATCGGGGCTGAATCGGGTGTTGTCCTCAAGGTTTTGGCAAAGACCACCTCTGTGTCCCTGAATGACAGCCTGCTCCTGGAGGAGATAGACGTCTTCAACAGGGCCAA GTGCCTGTCTAACCGCGAGGATGACAAGCGTGTCCTCTCGCTGCACGtggacaaagacacacacagcctgtacgTCGCCTTTTCAAGCTGTGTCATCCGTATTCCCCTGAGTCGCTGTGAAAGGCATTCTTCCTGCCACAA GTCCTGCATTGCATCAAGGGATCCTTATTGTGGCTGGAAACCTCATGGAGCCTGCGAGAGGATACAGCCTGGTGTTTT gACTGGATATGAGCAGGACGTTGAACTTGGAAACACGGCCCACCTGGGTGACTGTCACG ACATGGAGTTTTCATCAGCGCCAGTCACTGTCCAGCCCAGTGGGCCCATACACCCCCCACTACTCATACCCACTCAGAGCCCCAGCTCTGGGCCTGGTCCAGAGCTCTACGGCTCAGGCTTTGTGCTGCAGGATGACCCAGCCACCTCCCATTCTTTAGACTCTATCCCAGGGGGCCAAGAGG GTGTGTGGGATATCCAAGCAGGTGAGACCAACCAGATGGTCCACATGAACATCCTCATCACCTGCgtgtttgctgcttttctcatgGGTGCTCTCCTGGCTGGGCTCATTGTTTTCTGCTACCGAGACTCATTCCTCCGTAAGCCGAGACATGTCCACAAGGATGCAGAGTCTGCACCTTCCTGCTCGGACTCCACTGGAAGCTTTGTCAAGCTCAATGGCCTCTTTGACAGTCCTGTGAAG gaGTTCCAAACCAGCATTGATTCTCCTAAGCTGTACACCAATCTGCTGAGCAATGGCAAAGACCTAAATACACCCAATGGTGACACCAAGACCATGATCCTGCGAGAAGGCTGTCAGCCCCCTGAGTTGGCTGCTCTACCTACACCTGAGTCCACCCCTGTGCTTCAGCAGAAAGGCCTCCAGCCCATCAAGAACCAGTGGGAGAGGGCTCATGGCAAGGTCAGTGGACCCCGTAAGGACTCCAACTCATCAGCGACAGCCATGAGTCCTCagttccttccttcctctcctgctcctgccaACTCCCACCACCCTCACCTTGCCCTGGGACACTCCCACATCCCTAGTGCAGTTGTCCTACCCAATGCTACACACGACCACCCTAATCTTGACAATGGAGAGGATACACTGCCACATTCATctgaaaagaagcagaagaacCCAGATTCCAGGGGTAGTAGGAAAGAACAGAAGAGGTCTGTGGATGCCAGAAATACTCTAAATGACCTTTTAAAACACCTCAATGACTCTGTGGCCAACCCTAAGGCCATTCTTCAAGAGGGATCAGGGCCCCGCTCAAGGCAACATCTTACATTGGAGCCCATGGAGGAACTGACTGAAGTACCTCCCAAGGTGCCCAGCCGTGAGGCTTCCCTgtactctccctcctcctccctgccgAGGCACAGCCCCACCAAGAGGGTCGATGTGCCCATGCCCACCACTCCCACCACACCAACGGGCAGCCTGAGCATGGGGGGCACCCTCGAGAGGCAAAGAGGGGGGTACCAACTCCACCGGAGTGCCTCTCACAGGCAGTCCTTATCCACCTCGCCAAATGGGGTAACCATGGGGGTGTCTGTGTCTCGCCAGCACAGTATGAACAGAGGTGGTTACATGCCCCCAACACCCCCCTCCAGACTTGACTCCCATAGTGGAGTGATGGGGGCAGGAATGCACTCACCCCACCCATCCTCTGTATCCCGACAGAGCAGCTACAGTGGGCATGGCTCACTCCCTCGCACAGGGCTTAAACGGACCCCATCGCTAAAGCCAGATGTGCCCCCCAAACCCAATGGGTTTTCACCACAGACTCCACAGATGCGAGTGGTCAACAAGTACAGTTACTAA
- the sema6dl gene encoding sema domain, transmembrane domain (TM), and cytoplasmic domain, (semaphorin) 6D, like isoform X1 → MGQRAALLLSELLLLLLTASRTLLAVSFPEDIVPLDVVDAHFSRRYPVFRGRPSGNESQHRLDFQLMTKIQDTLFIAGRDQVYLVSLRESYRNEIIPYRKLTWRSGQADREMCAVKGKHRDECHNFIKVLVPRNDDLVFICGTNGFNPMCRYYRLDNLELDGEEINGLARCPFDSKQTNVALFAEGKLYSATVADFQASDSVIYRSMGDGSALRTIKYDSKWLKEPHFLHAAEYGNYVYFFYREIAVEHSNLGKVVYSRVARICKNDVGGSQRVLEKHWTSFVKARLNCSVPGESFFYFDVLQSITDIIDINGVPSVVGVFTTQMNSIPGSAVCAFSMADIEKVFWGRFKEQKTPDSVWTPYPEEKLPKPRPGCCAGHGPAASFKSSIEFPDDTLQFIKSHPLMDTAVPSIGDEPWFTKTRVRYRLTALAVDNEAGPHKNYTVVFIGAESGVVLKVLAKTTSVSLNDSLLLEEIDVFNRAKCLSNREDDKRVLSLHVDKDTHSLYVAFSSCVIRIPLSRCERHSSCHKSCIASRDPYCGWKPHGACERIQPGVLTGYEQDVELGNTAHLGDCHAFLGTTSAPDYKSFGDPTSDMEFSSAPVTVQPSGPIHPPLLIPTQSPSSGPGPELYGSGFVLQDDPATSHSLDSIPGGQEGVWDIQAGETNQMVHMNILITCVFAAFLMGALLAGLIVFCYRDSFLRKPRHVHKDAESAPSCSDSTGSFVKLNGLFDSPVKEFQTSIDSPKLYTNLLSNGKDLNTPNGDTKTMILREGCQPPELAALPTPESTPVLQQKGLQPIKNQWERAHGKVSGPRKDSNSSATAMSPQFLPSSPAPANSHHPHLALGHSHIPSAVVLPNATHDHPNLDNGEDTLPHSSEKKQKNPDSRGSRKEQKRSVDARNTLNDLLKHLNDSVANPKAILQEGSGPRSRQHLTLEPMEELTEVPPKVPSREASLYSPSSSLPRHSPTKRVDVPMPTTPTTPTGSLSMGGTLERQRGGYQLHRSASHRQSLSTSPNGVTMGVSVSRQHSMNRGGYMPPTPPSRLDSHSGVMGAGMHSPHPSSVSRQSSYSGHGSLPRTGLKRTPSLKPDVPPKPNGFSPQTPQMRVVNKYSY, encoded by the exons ATGGGCCAGAGAGCTGCGCTTCTgctcagtgagctgctgctgctgctgctgacagccTCACGCACTCTCCTCGCAGTCAGCTTCCCAGAGGACATCGTACCCCTGGACGTCGTTGACGCACACT TTTCACGGAGGTACCCAGTGTTCAGAGGCAGGCCCTCTGGCAACGAGTCACAGCATCGCCTGGACTTTCAGCTGATGACCAAGATACAGGACACTCTGTTCATCGCTGGCAG AGATCAGGTGTACCTAGTCAGTCTGAGAGAGTCCTACAGGAATGAGATCATTCCTTACCGG AAGCTAACATGGCGATCGGGCCAAGCTGACAGAGAGATGTGTGCCGTCAAGGGAAAACATAGA gACGAGTGCCACAACTTCATCAAAGTGCTGGTCCCCAGAAACGACGATCTGGTTTTCATCTGTGGTACCAACGGCTTCAACCCCATGTGCAGATACTACAGG CTGGATAACCTAGAGTTAGATGGAGAGGAGATCAATGGTCTGGCACGGTGCCCATTCGACTCCAAGCAAACCAACGTTGCCCTTTTCGCTG AAGGGAAGCTGTATTCTGCCACTGTAGCTGACTTCCAGGCCAGTGATTCTGTCATCTATCGCAGTATGGGTGATGGATCGGCCCTGAGGACTATCAAATATGACTCCAAGTGGCTGAAAG aACCTCATttcctgcatgcagcagagtaTGGGAATTATGTGTACTTTTTCTACCGAGAGATTGCAGTGGAGCACAGCAATCTGGGCAAG GTTGTGTATTCTCGCGTGGCCCGGATCTGTAAGAATGACGTCGGCGGGTCACAGCGAGTGCTGGAGAAGCACTGGACATCTTTTGTGAAGGCGAGGCTCAACTGCTCCGTGCCAGGGGAGTCCTTCTTCTACTTCGACGTGCTTCAGTCCATCACTGACATCATCGACATTAACGGTGTTCCCTCGGTGGTGGGCGTGTTTACCACACAGATGAACAG CATCCCAGGGTCAGCAGTGTGTGCCTTCTCCATGGCCGACATAGAGAAAGTATTCTGGGGCCGGTTCAAAGAGCAGAAAACTCCTGACTCTGTGTGGACTCCATATCCCGAGGAGAAGCTGCCCAAACCTCG ACCCGGTTGCTGCGCAGGTCATGGTCCAGCTGCGTCCTTTAAGAGCTCCATCGAGTTCCCGGATGATACCCTGCAGTTCATCAAGTCCCACCCCCTCATGGACACAGCTGTGCCTTCCATCGGGGATGAGCCTTGGTTCACCAAGACGCGTGTCAG GTACAGGCTGACAGCGCTGGCTGTGGACAATGAGGCAGGACCCCACAAGAACTACACGGTGGTGTTCATCGGGGCTGAATCGGGTGTTGTCCTCAAGGTTTTGGCAAAGACCACCTCTGTGTCCCTGAATGACAGCCTGCTCCTGGAGGAGATAGACGTCTTCAACAGGGCCAA GTGCCTGTCTAACCGCGAGGATGACAAGCGTGTCCTCTCGCTGCACGtggacaaagacacacacagcctgtacgTCGCCTTTTCAAGCTGTGTCATCCGTATTCCCCTGAGTCGCTGTGAAAGGCATTCTTCCTGCCACAA GTCCTGCATTGCATCAAGGGATCCTTATTGTGGCTGGAAACCTCATGGAGCCTGCGAGAGGATACAGCCTGGTGTTTT gACTGGATATGAGCAGGACGTTGAACTTGGAAACACGGCCCACCTGGGTGACTGTCACG CGTTTTTGGGCACTACTTCAGCGCCAGATTACAAATCATTTGGCGACCCTACCTCTG ACATGGAGTTTTCATCAGCGCCAGTCACTGTCCAGCCCAGTGGGCCCATACACCCCCCACTACTCATACCCACTCAGAGCCCCAGCTCTGGGCCTGGTCCAGAGCTCTACGGCTCAGGCTTTGTGCTGCAGGATGACCCAGCCACCTCCCATTCTTTAGACTCTATCCCAGGGGGCCAAGAGG GTGTGTGGGATATCCAAGCAGGTGAGACCAACCAGATGGTCCACATGAACATCCTCATCACCTGCgtgtttgctgcttttctcatgGGTGCTCTCCTGGCTGGGCTCATTGTTTTCTGCTACCGAGACTCATTCCTCCGTAAGCCGAGACATGTCCACAAGGATGCAGAGTCTGCACCTTCCTGCTCGGACTCCACTGGAAGCTTTGTCAAGCTCAATGGCCTCTTTGACAGTCCTGTGAAG gaGTTCCAAACCAGCATTGATTCTCCTAAGCTGTACACCAATCTGCTGAGCAATGGCAAAGACCTAAATACACCCAATGGTGACACCAAGACCATGATCCTGCGAGAAGGCTGTCAGCCCCCTGAGTTGGCTGCTCTACCTACACCTGAGTCCACCCCTGTGCTTCAGCAGAAAGGCCTCCAGCCCATCAAGAACCAGTGGGAGAGGGCTCATGGCAAGGTCAGTGGACCCCGTAAGGACTCCAACTCATCAGCGACAGCCATGAGTCCTCagttccttccttcctctcctgctcctgccaACTCCCACCACCCTCACCTTGCCCTGGGACACTCCCACATCCCTAGTGCAGTTGTCCTACCCAATGCTACACACGACCACCCTAATCTTGACAATGGAGAGGATACACTGCCACATTCATctgaaaagaagcagaagaacCCAGATTCCAGGGGTAGTAGGAAAGAACAGAAGAGGTCTGTGGATGCCAGAAATACTCTAAATGACCTTTTAAAACACCTCAATGACTCTGTGGCCAACCCTAAGGCCATTCTTCAAGAGGGATCAGGGCCCCGCTCAAGGCAACATCTTACATTGGAGCCCATGGAGGAACTGACTGAAGTACCTCCCAAGGTGCCCAGCCGTGAGGCTTCCCTgtactctccctcctcctccctgccgAGGCACAGCCCCACCAAGAGGGTCGATGTGCCCATGCCCACCACTCCCACCACACCAACGGGCAGCCTGAGCATGGGGGGCACCCTCGAGAGGCAAAGAGGGGGGTACCAACTCCACCGGAGTGCCTCTCACAGGCAGTCCTTATCCACCTCGCCAAATGGGGTAACCATGGGGGTGTCTGTGTCTCGCCAGCACAGTATGAACAGAGGTGGTTACATGCCCCCAACACCCCCCTCCAGACTTGACTCCCATAGTGGAGTGATGGGGGCAGGAATGCACTCACCCCACCCATCCTCTGTATCCCGACAGAGCAGCTACAGTGGGCATGGCTCACTCCCTCGCACAGGGCTTAAACGGACCCCATCGCTAAAGCCAGATGTGCCCCCCAAACCCAATGGGTTTTCACCACAGACTCCACAGATGCGAGTGGTCAACAAGTACAGTTACTAA
- the sema6dl gene encoding sema domain, transmembrane domain (TM), and cytoplasmic domain, (semaphorin) 6D, like isoform X4, which yields MGQRAALLLSELLLLLLTASRTLLAVSFPEDIVPLDVVDAHFSRRYPVFRGRPSGNESQHRLDFQLMTKIQDTLFIAGRDQVYLVSLRESYRNEIIPYRKLTWRSGQADREMCAVKGKHRDECHNFIKVLVPRNDDLVFICGTNGFNPMCRYYRLDNLELDGEEINGLARCPFDSKQTNVALFAEGKLYSATVADFQASDSVIYRSMGDGSALRTIKYDSKWLKEPHFLHAAEYGNYVYFFYREIAVEHSNLGKVVYSRVARICKNDVGGSQRVLEKHWTSFVKARLNCSVPGESFFYFDVLQSITDIIDINGVPSVVGVFTTQMNSIPGSAVCAFSMADIEKVFWGRFKEQKTPDSVWTPYPEEKLPKPRPGCCAGHGPAASFKSSIEFPDDTLQFIKSHPLMDTAVPSIGDEPWFTKTRVRYRLTALAVDNEAGPHKNYTVVFIGAESGVVLKVLAKTTSVSLNDSLLLEEIDVFNRAKCLSNREDDKRVLSLHVDKDTHSLYVAFSSCVIRIPLSRCERHSSCHKSCIASRDPYCGWKPHGACERIQPGVLTGYEQDVELGNTAHLGDCHGVWDIQAGETNQMVHMNILITCVFAAFLMGALLAGLIVFCYRDSFLRKPRHVHKDAESAPSCSDSTGSFVKLNGLFDSPVKEFQTSIDSPKLYTNLLSNGKDLNTPNGDTKTMILREGCQPPELAALPTPESTPVLQQKGLQPIKNQWERAHGKVSGPRKDSNSSATAMSPQFLPSSPAPANSHHPHLALGHSHIPSAVVLPNATHDHPNLDNGEDTLPHSSEKKQKNPDSRGSRKEQKRSVDARNTLNDLLKHLNDSVANPKAILQEGSGPRSRQHLTLEPMEELTEVPPKVPSREASLYSPSSSLPRHSPTKRVDVPMPTTPTTPTGSLSMGGTLERQRGGYQLHRSASHRQSLSTSPNGVTMGVSVSRQHSMNRGGYMPPTPPSRLDSHSGVMGAGMHSPHPSSVSRQSSYSGHGSLPRTGLKRTPSLKPDVPPKPNGFSPQTPQMRVVNKYSY from the exons ATGGGCCAGAGAGCTGCGCTTCTgctcagtgagctgctgctgctgctgctgacagccTCACGCACTCTCCTCGCAGTCAGCTTCCCAGAGGACATCGTACCCCTGGACGTCGTTGACGCACACT TTTCACGGAGGTACCCAGTGTTCAGAGGCAGGCCCTCTGGCAACGAGTCACAGCATCGCCTGGACTTTCAGCTGATGACCAAGATACAGGACACTCTGTTCATCGCTGGCAG AGATCAGGTGTACCTAGTCAGTCTGAGAGAGTCCTACAGGAATGAGATCATTCCTTACCGG AAGCTAACATGGCGATCGGGCCAAGCTGACAGAGAGATGTGTGCCGTCAAGGGAAAACATAGA gACGAGTGCCACAACTTCATCAAAGTGCTGGTCCCCAGAAACGACGATCTGGTTTTCATCTGTGGTACCAACGGCTTCAACCCCATGTGCAGATACTACAGG CTGGATAACCTAGAGTTAGATGGAGAGGAGATCAATGGTCTGGCACGGTGCCCATTCGACTCCAAGCAAACCAACGTTGCCCTTTTCGCTG AAGGGAAGCTGTATTCTGCCACTGTAGCTGACTTCCAGGCCAGTGATTCTGTCATCTATCGCAGTATGGGTGATGGATCGGCCCTGAGGACTATCAAATATGACTCCAAGTGGCTGAAAG aACCTCATttcctgcatgcagcagagtaTGGGAATTATGTGTACTTTTTCTACCGAGAGATTGCAGTGGAGCACAGCAATCTGGGCAAG GTTGTGTATTCTCGCGTGGCCCGGATCTGTAAGAATGACGTCGGCGGGTCACAGCGAGTGCTGGAGAAGCACTGGACATCTTTTGTGAAGGCGAGGCTCAACTGCTCCGTGCCAGGGGAGTCCTTCTTCTACTTCGACGTGCTTCAGTCCATCACTGACATCATCGACATTAACGGTGTTCCCTCGGTGGTGGGCGTGTTTACCACACAGATGAACAG CATCCCAGGGTCAGCAGTGTGTGCCTTCTCCATGGCCGACATAGAGAAAGTATTCTGGGGCCGGTTCAAAGAGCAGAAAACTCCTGACTCTGTGTGGACTCCATATCCCGAGGAGAAGCTGCCCAAACCTCG ACCCGGTTGCTGCGCAGGTCATGGTCCAGCTGCGTCCTTTAAGAGCTCCATCGAGTTCCCGGATGATACCCTGCAGTTCATCAAGTCCCACCCCCTCATGGACACAGCTGTGCCTTCCATCGGGGATGAGCCTTGGTTCACCAAGACGCGTGTCAG GTACAGGCTGACAGCGCTGGCTGTGGACAATGAGGCAGGACCCCACAAGAACTACACGGTGGTGTTCATCGGGGCTGAATCGGGTGTTGTCCTCAAGGTTTTGGCAAAGACCACCTCTGTGTCCCTGAATGACAGCCTGCTCCTGGAGGAGATAGACGTCTTCAACAGGGCCAA GTGCCTGTCTAACCGCGAGGATGACAAGCGTGTCCTCTCGCTGCACGtggacaaagacacacacagcctgtacgTCGCCTTTTCAAGCTGTGTCATCCGTATTCCCCTGAGTCGCTGTGAAAGGCATTCTTCCTGCCACAA GTCCTGCATTGCATCAAGGGATCCTTATTGTGGCTGGAAACCTCATGGAGCCTGCGAGAGGATACAGCCTGGTGTTTT gACTGGATATGAGCAGGACGTTGAACTTGGAAACACGGCCCACCTGGGTGACTGTCACG GTGTGTGGGATATCCAAGCAGGTGAGACCAACCAGATGGTCCACATGAACATCCTCATCACCTGCgtgtttgctgcttttctcatgGGTGCTCTCCTGGCTGGGCTCATTGTTTTCTGCTACCGAGACTCATTCCTCCGTAAGCCGAGACATGTCCACAAGGATGCAGAGTCTGCACCTTCCTGCTCGGACTCCACTGGAAGCTTTGTCAAGCTCAATGGCCTCTTTGACAGTCCTGTGAAG gaGTTCCAAACCAGCATTGATTCTCCTAAGCTGTACACCAATCTGCTGAGCAATGGCAAAGACCTAAATACACCCAATGGTGACACCAAGACCATGATCCTGCGAGAAGGCTGTCAGCCCCCTGAGTTGGCTGCTCTACCTACACCTGAGTCCACCCCTGTGCTTCAGCAGAAAGGCCTCCAGCCCATCAAGAACCAGTGGGAGAGGGCTCATGGCAAGGTCAGTGGACCCCGTAAGGACTCCAACTCATCAGCGACAGCCATGAGTCCTCagttccttccttcctctcctgctcctgccaACTCCCACCACCCTCACCTTGCCCTGGGACACTCCCACATCCCTAGTGCAGTTGTCCTACCCAATGCTACACACGACCACCCTAATCTTGACAATGGAGAGGATACACTGCCACATTCATctgaaaagaagcagaagaacCCAGATTCCAGGGGTAGTAGGAAAGAACAGAAGAGGTCTGTGGATGCCAGAAATACTCTAAATGACCTTTTAAAACACCTCAATGACTCTGTGGCCAACCCTAAGGCCATTCTTCAAGAGGGATCAGGGCCCCGCTCAAGGCAACATCTTACATTGGAGCCCATGGAGGAACTGACTGAAGTACCTCCCAAGGTGCCCAGCCGTGAGGCTTCCCTgtactctccctcctcctccctgccgAGGCACAGCCCCACCAAGAGGGTCGATGTGCCCATGCCCACCACTCCCACCACACCAACGGGCAGCCTGAGCATGGGGGGCACCCTCGAGAGGCAAAGAGGGGGGTACCAACTCCACCGGAGTGCCTCTCACAGGCAGTCCTTATCCACCTCGCCAAATGGGGTAACCATGGGGGTGTCTGTGTCTCGCCAGCACAGTATGAACAGAGGTGGTTACATGCCCCCAACACCCCCCTCCAGACTTGACTCCCATAGTGGAGTGATGGGGGCAGGAATGCACTCACCCCACCCATCCTCTGTATCCCGACAGAGCAGCTACAGTGGGCATGGCTCACTCCCTCGCACAGGGCTTAAACGGACCCCATCGCTAAAGCCAGATGTGCCCCCCAAACCCAATGGGTTTTCACCACAGACTCCACAGATGCGAGTGGTCAACAAGTACAGTTACTAA